GCGTCGCCTCGTGCTGGTCGTTCACGGCGAGGTACGAGGCGAAGGCCTGCCGGGCCGCGAGGATCGGGGTGATGAAGAGCGCCACGATCAGCGCCCCGTGGGCCTCGTACAGCCGGCCGAGGAAGACCCCGAGGATGGCGAACACCACGATCTCGAAGTCGGCGAACCCCCACAGATCGCTGATCTGGCGCCGCAGCGACCCGCCGTCGCGCAGGCTGATCGTCACGCTCAGCAGCGCGATGTCGACGAGCCAGTACGCGACCGCGGCGGCGACCGCGCCGGCCAGCTCGAGCACGACGCTGTGCGCCGAGCGGGCGACGAGCGAGAACGCCCCGGCGGCGGCGAGCGTCGCCAGCCCGAGCGTCCCCATGTTGAAGGCCAGGCGCCGCCAGTCCCGTTGCCGCAGGTGCGGCCAGTAGATGCCGCCCGCCATGCCGACGAGCAGCGGCCCGAGCAGCGGCGCGCTGTCGCGGAAGACGAACACGGCGGCGAGCGAGATCATCACCGACGCCGACACCGACGAGCCGTTCGGGAGGTGCACCACGATGTGCTCGGCGAACGCGCAGAGCGCGGCGAGCAGGAGCAGCGGCGCCACGGCCGCGGTCTCGCCGCGGGCGGCGAACGCGGCGGCGAGCGCGACCGCCACCGCGAACACCGCGGTGCACCAGGCGCTGAGCGCCCGCGGGTGGGCGAGCTGGATGTCCATTGGGGCGGTGCCGGTCCTCGGGGGCAGGATCCCGGGGGATTAGGTGTGGGTCGGGTCTACTTCCAGGTCCGGCCAGCTCCCCCGGCAAGCACCACCGCAGCAATGCTCGATCCGATGAGAGCGACGCGGGCAATTGCACGCTTGCTCACGCCACACCCCCTCCTCCCCTTGGAGCTGGTGCCGACCAAGCGCTACTGAGGCGGCACCGCGATGCGCTCCGCTAGAAGCAGGGGCTATGCCCTCTGGTTCGTGACCCGGGACCCTGCCCTCGAGGCCCGGCGTGGACTCCCTTCGTCACAGCAACAACACGGGCCAC
This DNA window, taken from Acidimicrobiia bacterium, encodes the following:
- a CDS encoding HD domain-containing phosphohydrolase encodes the protein MDIQLAHPRALSAWCTAVFAVAVALAAAFAARGETAAVAPLLLLAALCAFAEHIVVHLPNGSSVSASVMISLAAVFVFRDSAPLLGPLLVGMAGGIYWPHLRQRDWRRLAFNMGTLGLATLAAAGAFSLVARSAHSVVLELAGAVAAAVAYWLVDIALLSVTISLRDGGSLRRQISDLWGFADFEIVVFAILGVFLGRLYEAHGALIVALFITPILAARQAFASYLAVNDQHEATLAVLVQALEAKDPYTGGHVARVARFATYVGAELGFSASRLRRLRDAALMHDIGKLTVPNRLLNKPGRLTASEYAAVRRHEEISVQLVRRIEALAPCAAAIGAESHGLGAPLEARIIHVADAFDAMTSSRAYRRAMPQEEAVAELYRNAGRQFDESCVQALLRVLDRRGER